In Aspergillus oryzae RIB40 DNA, chromosome 6, one genomic interval encodes:
- a CDS encoding uncharacterized protein (predicted protein) encodes MESSSKDRTSLHCLPVELLEMIIRLLSSTTSLKPLSTVNRVFRQLCVPFIFRTLRISCSTSGLNCLVEASHCSIAPHVKAIRYEISERIDPHQQEIIQSNRDLTSLCTSLPLFTGLDTIQLCFSSYIKPPFDWCAERMLLDGQLSFPRHVEVMATAIAAAKKYRVAIRTLIISGFYPRVLCHSRLVTDIISEAFSDVKELQLHDSPAILNFFEQCPLPQLERFEIGCYWMSVSHLERFIYAHARTIKFLHLEDIWLFRENREGNILNLTLADTKMILDSLTNIRYSGILSELTINRKIDGCYEIKESFA; translated from the exons ATGGAAAGTAGCAGCAAAGATCGCACCAGCTTGCATTGTCTACCGGTTGAGCTGCTCGAGATGATCATACGATTACTTAGCTCAACTACATCTTTAAAGCCTCTTTCGACGGTCAACAGAGTCTTTCGTCAACTATGCGTCCCATTCATTTTCCGAACACTTCGAATATCATGCTCCACGTCAGGATTGAACTGCCTGGTAGAGGCATCGCACTGTTCTATTGCACCACATGTGAAAGCAATCCGTTACGAGATTTCAGAGCGTATTGATCCTC ATCAACAGGAGATAATTCAAAGTAATCGCGATCTCACTAGTTTGTGCACGTCACTTCCCTTATTTACAGGTCTTGATACGATCCAGctttgtttctcatcttaTATTAAGCCTCCCTTCGACTGGTGTGCCGAACGCATGCTACTGGACGGTCAACTCTCATTCCCTCGTCACGTAGAGGTAATGGCAACAGCAATTGCCGCAGCCAAGAAATACCGTGTTGCTATTCGTACTTTGATAATATCAGGATTCTACCCACGGGTCCTCTGCCATTCTCGGTTAGTCACTGATATTATTAGCGAAGCATTTTCCGATGTCAAAGAGTTGCAACTTCACGATAGCCCAGCtatcttgaatttctttgaGCAATGCCCTCTGCCTCAACTGGAACGGTTCGAAATAGGATGCTATTGGATGTCAGTTTCGCATTTGGAGAGGTTCATCTATGCTCATGCAAGAACGATCAAGttcctccatcttgaagACATCTGGCTTTTTCGCGAAAACCGAGAAGGCAATATTCTTAATCTTACTCTGGCCGATACAAAAATGATACTTGACAGCTTAACCAATATTCGATACTCTGGTATTTTGAGTGAACTGACGATAAATCGGAAAATCGACGGATGCTATGAGATAAAGGAAAGTTTTGCGTGA
- a CDS encoding uncharacterized protein (predicted protein), translating to MAHEVPGTELNINTTSNDQSAEVGNAGGVASAGTVQAPVGTASVSRKRQGSPLEAENPWVIDIIREATSKQIHEELKASFLRGEPDMSAATVFFAEVNQKIQKANDEHGAERDRGTIPGDAYEKLYADFKTALEKAKLERNEEAALYVVQETHSKFAKFNQEHHLPEEWNINPDAFKHDSMPEVAPKPEPQDNDSLFSGSLPDYTGSETDIPDNVSTLEELEREARYNQSLSAGEVLYWWKRGVGTQTFVQYGQGSSKTYRIRAGSYEVYDPESVPRILSSGALSGDPSSVSCQGKQKLQYRNEKGRIEEAWAYTRDQVRGIVGVGWKVDDDDEEGIEPLDLLVPEPYATYPHTRILVLWVDGAVTLEDRAFIRRITKGSYLNVARIIYHKALRQEIRYRKAERLPYEHLLDRMPTRAKEKQDIELGDEEYEQDGEELNSVEEVQPEYRGSVQASTIRSASTRPPSNHGRSRTSEVRFVEPALEPRRPTSERGTARPSPNRVPHKSVDIEDPRDAKIRWLEEQLEMSLNRNHQSSYDSSSRWRRYNRYDGRQSEVSEYTPEPRRCRRAVHRERVWDNWTGSWVTARRVY from the coding sequence ATGGCGCACGAAGTTCCTGGTACCGAATTAAACATTAATACCACCTCTAACGATCAGTCTGCTGAAGTGGGAAATGCAGGTGGTGTTGCATCAGCTGGTACTGTGCAAGCCCCTGTGGGTACTGCGTCGGTGAGCCGGAAACGACAGGGCTCTCCGCTTGAAGCAGAAAATCCATGGGTGATTGACATCATTCGGGAAGCCACTTCGAAGCAAATTCACGAAGAGCTAAAGGCTAGTTTCTTACGCGGCGAGCCTGACATGAGTGCTGCAACCGTATTTTTCGCTGAAGTGAATCAGAAGATTCAAAAGGCGAACGATGAACATGGTGCTGAGAGGGACAGGGGCACAATCCCGGGCGATGCTTATGAAAAGCTTTATGCTGATTTCAAGACTGCTTTGGAGAAGGCTAAGCTCGAACGCAACGAAGAAGCTGCACTGTATGTTGTGCAGGAAACTCATTCAAAGTTTGCGAAATTTAACCAAGAGCACCACCTTCCTGAAGAGTGGAACATCAATCCTGACGCTTTCAAGCATGATAGCATGCCAGAAGTTGCCCCCAAACCCGAGCCTCAAGACAATGACTCGCTGTTCTCGGGCAGTCTTCCGGACTACACAGGAAGTGAGACAGATATTCCAGACAACGTGAGCACCCTCGAGGAGTtggaaagagaggcaagGTACAACCAGTCTCTGTCTGCTGGTGAGGTCCTTTACTGGTGGAAGAGGGGTGTGGGCACACAGACATTTGTGCAGTACGGGCAAGGATCTAGTAAAACGTACCGGATTCGTGCAGGAAGCTACGAAGTGTACGACCCAGAAAGTGTTCCCCGCATTCTGTCATCAGGAGCACTGTCCGGTGATCCGTCGTCTGTGAGCTGCCAGGGTAAACAGAAGCTACAGTATCGAAACGAAAAAGGCAGGATCGAGGAGGCATGGGCATATACGCGTGATCAGGTCCGTGGTATTGTAGGTGTCGGATGGaaagttgatgatgatgacgaagagggAATAGAGCCACTAGACCTGCTCGTACCTGAGCCCTACGCAACTTACCCTCATACCAGGATTCTGGTTCTGTGGGTCGATGGTGCAGTCACTCTGGAGGATAGAGCATTCATCCGGCGAATTACTAAAGGATCTTACCTTAATGTCGCCCGAATTATCTACCATAAGGCTTTGCGACAAGAAATTCGTTATCGGAAGGCTGAGAGACTACCATATGAGCACCTTCTGGATCGTATGCCAACACGggcgaaagaaaagcaggacATAGAGCTAGGggatgaagaatatgaacaGGACGGCGAAGAACTGAACTCAGTAGAAGAGGTTCAACCCGAATACCGTGGGTCTGTGCAGGCTTCCACCATACGCTCAGCCAGCACCCGACCTCCTTCCAATCACGGCCGATCACGCACCAGCGAGGTCCGATTCGTTGAACCAGCTCTCGAACCGCGCAGGCCTACATCAGAACGTGGAACCGCTAGACCTTCGCCAAACCGCGTTCCACACAAGTCAGTGGATATAGAAGATCCCCGCGACGCCAAGATTCGCTGGCTGGAGGAGCAGCTTGAAATGTCGCTGAATAGAAACCACCAGTCCTCCTATGACTCTTCATCACGCTGGAGACGTTACAATAGGTATGACGGTAGGCAGTCCGAGGTATCGGAATATACGCCTGAGCCGCGTCGCTGTCGGCGAGCAGTTCATAGAGAACGAGTCTGGGACAACTGGACTGGCAGCTGGGTTACTGCCAGAAGGGTTTACTAA